GAGCCGCCGAGCCCCCCGGGCCCCCCGAGCCCCCCGAGATGACGGTGGAGATCGCCGCGCCGGGGGCGGTCTACCTCGGGGACGCCCGGTTCGACGGGGACGCGGTCGCCGGCAACAAGATCGTCTACATGGCCCCGGACCCGTACCGGCCGCCCGCCCAGCTCCCCGCCGACGTGCAGGACTTCACCGGGCGACGGGCCGCCCTCGACCGGCTCGACGAGCTGGTCACGCTCGACGGCCCCCGCACCGCGCTGGTCACCGCGATCCACGGCATGGCGGGTGTGGGCAAGACCGCCCTCGCGGTGCACTGGGGCCATCAGGTCGCCGGCGAGTTCCCGGACGGGCAGCTCTACGTCGACCTGCGCGGCTACTCCGACGACGCGACGCTGACTCCGGTGGAGGCGCTCGGCCGGTTCCTGCGGGCGCTCGGGGTGCCCGACCAGCGGGTGCCCGAGGACGCCGACGAACGCGCGGCGCTGTACCGCTCCATGCTGTCCGGGCGGCGGATGCTGATCATCCTCGACAACGCGGCCGACCCGCGCCAGGTGCTCCCGCTGCTCCCCGGCAGCCCCACCTGTCTGACGCTGGTGACCAGCCGTGGCCGGCTCTCCGGCCTGGTGGCGCGGGGCGGCGCGTACACGATCGCGATCGACGTGCTGACCCCTGACGAGTCGATCGACCTCATCGCCGGCATCGTCGGCCCCGACCGGGTGATGGCCGAGCCGGTGGCCGCCGCCCGGCTCGCCTCCCGCTGCGCGTACCTGCCGCTCGCCTTGCGCATCGCGGCGGTGCACGTCGTGATGGGCACGTACGGGTCCATCGCCGAGCTGGTGGACGAGCTGGCCGAGGGCGATCGGCTCAACGCGCTGGAGTGCGACGACGATCCCGGCCTCGCGGTGCGGGCCGCGTTCGGCCTCTCCTACCGACACCTGGACGAACCGGTGCAGCGGGCGTTCCGCCGAACGGGCCTCGTGGAGGGCCCCGACTTCTCCGCCCAGATCCTGGCGGTGCTGCTCGGCACGTCCGTGGAGGAGGTACGGCCGCTGCTGCGGGTGCTCGTCCACGCCAACCTCGTTCAGCCCCGCGACGGCCGATATCGGCTGCACGACCTGCTCCGCGAGTACGCCTGGGAACGGGTGAACGAGGAGGAGACGCACGGGGAGCGGGAGGCGGCGATCGCCCGTCTCGTCTCCTGGTACGTCGACAACGGCCACCGCTACGGGCGGCGCATCGACCCGTACCGTTCGCGGCTCACCACGGGGGCCGACGACGAGGGTGACGACTACGCCGAGGCGCTCGCCTGGTTCGAGGCCGAACGGATGGGGCTGGTCGCCGCCGCCGGCCAGGCGTCACGGCTCAGGATGGGCCCGCTCGTGTGGGAGCTGGCCGACGCCGCGTACGACTTCCTGCGCCGCCGCCGTTACAACCGCGACAACGTCCGCCTGCAGAAGCTCGCCCTGTCGACCGCGCGCAGCGCCGGAGCCGCCAAGCCCCGCGCGTACGTGCTGCACCACCTCGCGGCCCTGCACCGGGACCTCGGCGGCTATACCGACGCCCTGCGGTACGCGCAACGGGCGCTGGAGGCGTCCCGGGAGGCGGGACAGGAGGAGACGCACGCGCTGCACACGCTCCGCCTCGTGGGCAAGATCCACTGGCGGATGGGCAAGTACGCGCGGGCGCTCGACTGCTTCGCCGAGCACCTCCGCCAGTGCAGGGAACGGGGCGACGCCGCCGGAGAGGCCAGCACCCTCACGTTCATGGCCCTCGTGTACAGCAACCTCGGCCGCTACACCGACGCCGTGGAGCACCTCCAGCGGGCGGTGGACATCGAGCGGACGGCGGGCAACCGCCGAGGTGAGGGCGTCGTCCACCAGTGGCTCGCCCACATCCACCACTCGCTGGGCCACTCGCGTCGCGCCGCCGAGTACGCGCAGCTCGCGTTGGAGGCGCACCGCGACGGCCGTGATCTCGCCGGCCAGGCCCGCGCCCTCAACCTGCTCACCCGGGTCACCCGCGCGCTCGGCGACCACCGGCAGGCCGTCCGGTACGCCGGGCACGCCCTGGAGATCCGCCGCACCATCGGCGACCGTCTCGGCGAGGGGCAGGCCCTCGACACCCTCGCCATGCTGCAACGCCAGATCGGCGCCTATCGCGAGGCCGAACGTCTCGTCCAGGAGGCCCTGCGGGT
The DNA window shown above is from Thermomonospora umbrina and carries:
- a CDS encoding tetratricopeptide repeat protein; this translates as MTDRAAEPPGPPEPPEMTVEIAAPGAVYLGDARFDGDAVAGNKIVYMAPDPYRPPAQLPADVQDFTGRRAALDRLDELVTLDGPRTALVTAIHGMAGVGKTALAVHWGHQVAGEFPDGQLYVDLRGYSDDATLTPVEALGRFLRALGVPDQRVPEDADERAALYRSMLSGRRMLIILDNAADPRQVLPLLPGSPTCLTLVTSRGRLSGLVARGGAYTIAIDVLTPDESIDLIAGIVGPDRVMAEPVAAARLASRCAYLPLALRIAAVHVVMGTYGSIAELVDELAEGDRLNALECDDDPGLAVRAAFGLSYRHLDEPVQRAFRRTGLVEGPDFSAQILAVLLGTSVEEVRPLLRVLVHANLVQPRDGRYRLHDLLREYAWERVNEEETHGEREAAIARLVSWYVDNGHRYGRRIDPYRSRLTTGADDEGDDYAEALAWFEAERMGLVAAAGQASRLRMGPLVWELADAAYDFLRRRRYNRDNVRLQKLALSTARSAGAAKPRAYVLHHLAALHRDLGGYTDALRYAQRALEASREAGQEETHALHTLRLVGKIHWRMGKYARALDCFAEHLRQCRERGDAAGEASTLTFMALVYSNLGRYTDAVEHLQRAVDIERTAGNRRGEGVVHQWLAHIHHSLGHSRRAAEYAQLALEAHRDGRDLAGQARALNLLTRVTRALGDHRQAVRYAGHALEIRRTIGDRLGEGQALDTLAMLQRQIGAYREAERLVQEALRVRREIGDRHGESVSLESLAWALSYIGRPRESFDNQLASLRIRRQMGDRTGEARALALLAHFAVYVDRLPDGLRYAEESLAIRREVGDRHGEADSLLLMARLYRKLDRPAEAIAHARRSLDIRREIGDRRGEGEALDNISRIHLKTGHAEEALQHARQALSVEKEIDDLIGQGWTLDHLADVHMALGQGSRAIRVCEQALRVREQIHDRHGQRRTLDHLTALHLAQDAPAKALETARRALEIVREYADPDTLAPRLHAIEDLAERAER